The following are encoded in a window of Spea bombifrons isolate aSpeBom1 chromosome 2, aSpeBom1.2.pri, whole genome shotgun sequence genomic DNA:
- the LOC128473348 gene encoding cell surface glycoprotein CD200 receptor 1-like, translating to MHFGFRMVILIATGVISAEVVVYVFPGTTALLDCEHVPGNTSIMITWQVHLLQSLSCLMSTKDKDSYNNCSERIINKNVSLEILNTHLTDRGNYTCEVADDTGTFCNTVILEILVQPSVSLEINRDGLPECQARGGSPVANISWIPESKNVTTRSELQPDKTWTVISTYDAKLVHWNELICEIYHPAFTNSQIIQITMSGAFRTGNSYVWIVVPIALVVVFGFFFYWTRKNLRICTSMGIQNNNRENKEDLEPYASYVQKINTIYSSEIKRPGQRILKKPESFGTLSSI from the exons ATGCATTTTGGGTTTAGGATGGTGATACTTATTGCCACAGGTGTGATTTCTGCAG aagtcGTTGTATATGTCTTCCCTGGAACGACTGCTCTCCTAGATTGTGAACATGTTCCAGGAAACACCTCTATAATGATTACCTGGCAGGTCCATCTCTTACAATCACTTTCGTGCTTAATGTCTACTAAGGACAAAGATTCGTACAACAACTGCAGCGAAaggataataaataaaaacgtgTCTCTTGAGATACTTAATACCCACTTAACAGACAGGGGAAACTACACCTGTGAAGTGGCCGACGACACAGGAACATTCTGCAATACTGTGATATTGGAAATACTGG TTCAACCTTCTGTATCTCTGGAGATTAACAGGGATGGTTTACCGGAGTGCCAGGCTCGTGGTGGGAGTCCAGTTGCAAATATTTCTTGGATTCCAGAATCCAAAAATGTAACAACTCGAAGCGAATTACAACCAGACAAGACCTGGACAGTTATTAGTACATATGATGCAAAGCTCGTCCATTGGAATGAATTGATTTGTGAGATTTATCATCCTGCATTTACAAATTCTCAGATAATACAAATTACAATGTCAG GTGCGTTTCGTACAGGTAATTCATATGTTTGGATTGTGGTACCTATTGCCCTGGTCGTTGTTTTTGGATTCTTTTTCTACTGGACACGAAAAAACTTaag aaTCTGTACCAGCATGGGAATTCAGAATAATAACAGAGAG AATAAAGAAGATTTGGAGCCATATGCCAGCTACGTTCAGAAAATCAACACAATATATAGTTCTGAAATTAAGCGACCTGGACAACGGATACTAAAGAAACCTGAATCTTTTGGAACTTTGAGTTCAATTTGA